AGCTTAGAAGGAATTTTTCACATAGCACAACCCGAGCACGCTTGGGTTACATCCGAATTATCAAAGAGCGATACCTCTGTAATTAAAAGATACACAAAATTTCTTTCTTGTCAAGCAACTGCTTAAAACAATTTTAACCAAACTATCTTTCACAATTTCAATTACTTAACTATTCACCGTTAAAAATTTTTTAGCGGGACCTTCAGGGGGTGTTGTCACTCGCCCCTTGCTTCTTCTCGCCGCCCTTTTCCGGCTTCTTTTCACCCGCTGAACTCTTATTTTTATAGTCGGTAATATAGAACCCCGAGCCCTTAAAAATCAGCCCGCTGCCCCCGGAAATCAGCCGCTCAACACAATTTTTCCCCTGACACTTCGGGCAGTTTTTCAATGCCGGCTCGGTGATTTTCTGAAACTGGCTGAACTTATTTCCGCACTTGCGGCAGTGGTATTCGTAGGTTGGCATACTTTACTCCGGTTTTGGGGGCGGGAAACCTCCCGCCCCCGTCACCGCTTAA
This genomic window from candidate division WOR-3 bacterium contains:
- a CDS encoding zinc ribbon domain-containing protein, coding for MPTYEYHCRKCGNKFSQFQKITEPALKNCPKCQGKNCVERLISGGSGLIFKGSGFYITDYKNKSSAGEKKPEKGGEKKQGASDNTP